AAGAAGCGCCAGGGCCGCTCGTGAAGACGACCGAGGCGTTGATCGACAGCATTGAGGATATAAGGAAATACAAACTCGAATACGGAGAACGTTTGCGGAAATTCAGAGCGAAATATTGTCAGTTCGAAACCGGCAAGGCAAGTGAATACGTCGTAAGGAAAGTTTTTGATCAAGAGGAGCCCGCGAGTATCGGGCAAAACCAACCGACATCGGTTGAAAAATCGAGCTAACCTGCCGAAAGGGGCGATTGGATGAACGCCAACTTGCTGCGAAAAACGTTGTCAACCTGGTTGAAGACCCAGCCGAAAAGCCAAGGGATTGCCGTCCTCGGTTCGGGAAGATGCGGAACGTCGATGGTTACGCGCTCCTTAAGTTTTCTTGGGGTGGACATTGGGAACGAGTTTATCAAGACGAACGAAAAGAACCCGAAAGGGTTCTGGGAAAACAAGAAAGTCGTCGATATTCAAAAAGAGATCAACAAAGTGATGCGTTGGAAGCGCCCGTACGAATCGGGTTGGCAGGAAAATCCGAAAATCCGGCCGTATAAAGAACAGTTGAAGCGAATGACGAAAAACGAATTCGCCAATAAACAATATTGGGCATGGAAAGATCCGCGCAACTGCGAATGCCTCGATCTTTGGAAAGAAATTCTCGATGAACTGTCAATGGCCATGAGCGCCGTGATCATGATTCGCAATCCGATCGATGTCGCCGATTCGTTTAAGGAAGCTTATAACGACAAAACGCAAAAATCCTTGCGGCTCTGGTACGTCCGAACGCTAACCGTTTTGGCCGGAACCGAAAACATGCCGCGCGTCATGATCGATTACAACGATTTTCTCGACGACAGTTTCGGCAGCATGCGAATGATAGCCGATTCCCTAAATCTCCCGTGGCCGGACGACGACGCCGAATTAA
The nucleotide sequence above comes from Bacillales bacterium. Encoded proteins:
- a CDS encoding sulfotransferase translates to MNANLLRKTLSTWLKTQPKSQGIAVLGSGRCGTSMVTRSLSFLGVDIGNEFIKTNEKNPKGFWENKKVVDIQKEINKVMRWKRPYESGWQENPKIRPYKEQLKRMTKNEFANKQYWAWKDPRNCECLDLWKEILDELSMAMSAVIMIRNPIDVADSFKEAYNDKTQKSLRLWYVRTLTVLAGTENMPRVMIDYNDFLDDSFGSMRMIADSLNLPWPDDDAELKRKLDDFVDPGLRHRATDLDELRNSPDIDADFKTLYELCLKASRDREFFESRSFRNEVDELHKALMESGMKV